A single genomic interval of Granulicella tundricola MP5ACTX9 harbors:
- a CDS encoding GumC family protein — MSSDNPYSNPGPGMSQAQQPTFVAPSNDTTLSEALITLRKRRMVLIIAVVLGTLFGFYKSVTQIKPYEAYGRLEVNTGASNQFKLSPFSGLGDDPQQKMMSEIAIITSDTLLTTVAKEMNLANNPTFLSVKGPIPHSSMEDPRVRQTIVGILQKNLKVTLVPKTDIIRIAYSSLDPKLSADVVNKVIADYQQRSYETRFDSTKRVSQWLSGQLDDLKRQVETSQEQVLDLGKKLGTLGFDSTHNQIASSLEDLAKASGTAKLARIIAESRYRMLNGMDPNAIEGSIDAGTTATTGGATNGLANLRSNLATARATYAELTATLGPNHPQVKAARAQIDEFQHAVEAEQNRLLTQAKETYLIAKANETQTTAALEAEKQDAYSLRDAQVEYTLRLREFESNRTLYEGLLQKLRTAGVEAGLESSEIDIIDQAVPPSDPQSTPQSTIILTYFAVSLVLGTLLAFLLESLDTGLRSVAEIEAITELPSLSIIPRARRATPEQLAAMSTVERNINVLTQPKSQFTEAFRSLRTALLLASTGKEPRLLLFTSATPSEGKTTAASNLAVILAQGGTRTLLIDADLRRPNVHHRFGLNGKLGLSTILSGQTTLENSVQTLKEVPTLDILASGPVPPFPTEMLSSASMAELIRHASEIYTHIVIDSPPILSVTDGIILSRQVDVCVLVVRHGKSSKHVVRRARDLLVRSGAPIAGIVLNAVDLNSPEYYGYYGYSGYSYSSLDTAGWDAKSESGKTRKRDDR; from the coding sequence ATGAGTTCGGATAATCCCTACAGCAATCCTGGGCCAGGCATGTCCCAGGCGCAGCAACCTACGTTTGTAGCGCCTTCCAACGACACGACTCTTTCCGAGGCGCTGATCACGCTCCGCAAGCGTCGTATGGTCCTGATCATTGCGGTCGTTCTGGGCACGCTGTTCGGCTTTTACAAGTCCGTCACCCAGATCAAGCCGTATGAAGCGTATGGCCGGCTCGAGGTGAACACCGGTGCCTCCAACCAGTTCAAATTAAGCCCATTTTCTGGTCTCGGTGACGACCCCCAGCAGAAGATGATGAGCGAAATCGCAATCATCACCAGCGATACCCTGCTGACCACCGTGGCCAAGGAGATGAACCTTGCCAACAATCCCACGTTTCTGAGTGTCAAAGGTCCCATCCCGCATAGCAGCATGGAAGATCCGCGGGTACGCCAGACGATCGTCGGCATCCTGCAGAAGAACCTGAAGGTCACGCTGGTCCCCAAGACCGACATTATCCGGATCGCATACAGCAGCCTTGACCCGAAGCTTTCGGCCGATGTGGTCAACAAGGTCATTGCCGACTACCAGCAGCGCAGCTATGAGACCCGGTTCGATTCCACCAAGCGCGTCTCCCAGTGGCTGTCCGGCCAGTTGGATGACCTGAAGCGTCAGGTGGAGACCTCGCAGGAGCAGGTACTTGACCTGGGCAAGAAGCTCGGCACGCTGGGCTTCGATTCCACGCACAACCAGATCGCCTCCTCGCTGGAAGATCTCGCCAAGGCTTCCGGGACGGCGAAGCTGGCACGGATCATCGCGGAATCGCGCTATCGGATGCTGAACGGGATGGACCCGAACGCGATCGAGGGATCGATCGACGCGGGCACGACCGCCACAACGGGCGGAGCGACCAATGGGCTTGCGAATCTGCGCAGCAATCTTGCAACAGCGCGAGCGACCTATGCCGAACTGACCGCAACCCTGGGCCCCAATCATCCTCAGGTCAAGGCCGCCAGAGCACAGATCGACGAGTTTCAGCATGCGGTTGAGGCTGAACAAAACCGGCTGCTGACCCAGGCGAAGGAAACATACCTGATCGCCAAGGCAAACGAGACCCAGACGACCGCGGCTCTGGAAGCCGAGAAGCAGGACGCCTACAGCCTGCGGGACGCGCAGGTCGAGTACACCCTGCGTCTGCGTGAGTTTGAATCCAACCGGACGCTCTATGAAGGCTTGCTGCAGAAGCTGCGCACCGCCGGCGTTGAGGCTGGGCTTGAGTCCTCCGAGATCGATATCATCGACCAGGCTGTGCCGCCGTCCGATCCGCAGTCAACCCCGCAATCGACGATCATTCTCACCTACTTTGCTGTTTCGTTGGTGCTCGGAACGCTGCTCGCCTTCCTGCTCGAAAGCCTTGATACCGGCCTACGCAGCGTGGCAGAGATTGAAGCGATCACCGAACTTCCTTCGCTCTCCATCATCCCCCGCGCGCGCCGGGCGACTCCGGAACAGCTCGCCGCAATGTCTACCGTGGAACGCAATATCAATGTGCTGACCCAGCCCAAGAGCCAGTTTACGGAGGCGTTCCGCTCCCTGCGTACGGCTCTGCTGCTCGCCAGCACGGGCAAGGAGCCCAGGCTTCTGCTCTTCACCAGCGCCACTCCCTCTGAAGGCAAGACGACGGCAGCCAGCAATCTTGCCGTCATCCTGGCGCAGGGTGGCACCCGTACCCTGCTGATCGACGCCGACCTTCGCCGCCCCAACGTCCATCACCGCTTCGGGTTGAACGGCAAGCTCGGCCTCAGCACCATCCTCAGCGGTCAGACGACGCTGGAGAACTCGGTCCAGACCCTGAAGGAAGTTCCGACCCTGGACATTCTCGCCAGCGGCCCCGTCCCTCCCTTCCCCACCGAGATGCTGAGCTCCGCCTCAATGGCCGAGTTGATCCGTCATGCCAGCGAAATCTACACGCACATCGTCATCGACTCGCCGCCGATCCTCTCCGTGACAGACGGCATCATTCTCTCGCGCCAAGTCGATGTATGTGTGCTGGTCGTTCGCCACGGCAAATCGAGCAAGCACGTCGTTCGCCGCGCACGAGACCTTCTGGTGCGCTCCGGCGCACCCATCGCAGGTATCGTGCTCAACGCGGTGGATCTCAACTCTCCGGAGTACTACGGTTATTACGGCTACTCTGGCTACTCCTACTCCAGCCTGGACACTGCGGGCTGGGATGCCAAGAGCGAGTCCGGCAAGACACGGAAGAGGGACGACCGATGA
- a CDS encoding thiamine pyrophosphate-dependent enzyme — MSPPAAKLAAWEGLMCAKSFENPLTPHKRLREIYAAMVETRVLGKRLRKGFAQGTEACWVGTAIGLIDAEGDVVSAGKTGALVDYVVGAKLKAVLKDQTSEAKTPAERLYFALGAASRMAAEGKVLLAFVLAGDLPAVEWKRIFSEALRLELPIVFVVVPEKRSEPGLADVALKLGLPGIPVDASDAVAMYRVAQESIGRARAGGGPALIEGVVFPATGDPIALLGRQLIAKGAATQAWIDKVEPRFRTKLPKETVH, encoded by the coding sequence GTGAGTCCGCCCGCAGCCAAGCTTGCTGCCTGGGAGGGCCTGATGTGCGCCAAGTCGTTTGAGAATCCACTGACTCCCCACAAGAGACTGCGTGAGATCTACGCCGCGATGGTCGAGACGCGTGTGCTGGGCAAACGCCTTCGCAAGGGCTTTGCGCAGGGGACCGAGGCCTGCTGGGTCGGCACGGCGATCGGGCTGATCGACGCTGAGGGCGATGTGGTCAGTGCCGGCAAGACCGGCGCGCTGGTCGATTACGTCGTTGGCGCGAAGCTGAAGGCTGTGTTGAAGGATCAGACGTCCGAGGCGAAGACCCCCGCGGAGCGTCTTTACTTTGCACTGGGCGCGGCCTCGCGCATGGCTGCCGAAGGAAAGGTCCTGCTCGCTTTTGTCCTGGCTGGTGATCTGCCTGCAGTGGAATGGAAACGGATCTTCAGCGAAGCTCTGCGGCTGGAGCTGCCCATTGTGTTCGTCGTCGTGCCGGAGAAGCGTAGCGAGCCTGGGTTGGCAGACGTTGCGTTGAAGTTGGGGCTGCCGGGGATTCCAGTGGACGCCAGCGATGCCGTGGCGATGTATCGTGTGGCGCAGGAGTCGATTGGCCGTGCGCGCGCGGGTGGCGGGCCGGCCTTGATCGAAGGCGTAGTGTTTCCGGCGACGGGCGATCCAATCGCCTTGCTGGGCCGTCAACTGATCGCCAAAGGCGCGGCGACGCAGGCCTGGATCGACAAGGTGGAGCCGCGTTTCCGGACGAAACTTCCGAAGGAAACGGTACACTAG
- a CDS encoding capsule assembly Wzi family protein → MLKRVLIPAVGCVVFTVSPSFAQTPVEPVPAVPSTQAPAAPKPQPGQPDQYPAAPAYAPNPTSTPQAPVAEPVAPPVIAPAPTTPQAPFGALPPYSGADQRLQVYQPYGTPDEKVKKEHNGSTYIPMDSWIYPEMSRLYSLGFADTAFQSMKPYTRMSLTHILDESEDDIRESDSDEAKEILAVIRRELQDETGFQGQGRGLVYGTHDVYTRVMGITGTTLRDSYHIGQTIENDYGRPYQHGFNNITGFAALAEKGRFSLYVRGEYQHAPTGVGYSQALSAEISAIDGIPFSGFNLHQATISTGPVAAQNPFRLVEATLSFHLLGNEISGGKSDAWLGPGQGGSVAWSNNAENIYSFRINRVDPLHIPYLSAILGPVRYDFFYGSLKGHTAPNDDWTHSAMFSFAPTSNFQFGFQRTVIFGGHGHEPVTIHTFLKSFFDVSDTTAAEKNGRDDPGARFSVFNASYRMPFVRKYVTFYADSIAHDDVTPISAPRRAAFRTGLYLSQIPGMRKMDFRVEAVDTDPRVSRSTGGTFNYYEGIQNQAYTNQGFIMGDWIGREAKGGQAWLTYHLSGKEWVQLEYLNKKNDKDFIPGGTTQNQFKAQVLKRFAHDNIELNAWFQYEKFKAPVYLPGAQNNTVTAVQITFFPGLKSIQAH, encoded by the coding sequence GTGCTTAAACGAGTTCTGATTCCGGCTGTGGGCTGTGTTGTGTTCACCGTCTCTCCTTCTTTTGCCCAGACACCGGTAGAGCCCGTTCCGGCCGTGCCGAGCACGCAGGCACCCGCCGCTCCCAAGCCTCAGCCAGGCCAGCCGGACCAGTACCCAGCCGCTCCTGCGTATGCGCCGAACCCGACATCGACTCCCCAGGCTCCTGTTGCAGAGCCGGTGGCCCCGCCTGTCATTGCTCCCGCTCCGACCACGCCGCAGGCTCCTTTTGGAGCCTTGCCGCCTTATAGCGGTGCGGATCAGAGGCTGCAGGTGTATCAGCCTTATGGGACTCCGGATGAAAAGGTCAAGAAAGAGCACAACGGCTCAACCTATATCCCGATGGATAGCTGGATCTATCCGGAGATGAGCCGGCTGTACTCACTCGGCTTTGCCGATACTGCATTCCAGAGCATGAAGCCGTACACACGGATGAGCCTGACGCACATCCTGGACGAGTCCGAAGACGACATCCGTGAGAGCGACAGCGATGAGGCCAAGGAGATTCTTGCCGTCATCCGGCGTGAACTGCAGGATGAGACTGGCTTCCAGGGCCAGGGACGAGGGCTCGTCTACGGCACACATGACGTCTACACGCGTGTCATGGGAATCACGGGGACGACGCTGCGGGACAGCTATCACATCGGTCAGACGATCGAGAACGATTACGGGCGGCCATACCAGCACGGCTTCAACAACATCACGGGCTTTGCGGCCCTTGCGGAGAAGGGACGCTTCTCGCTCTATGTGCGCGGGGAGTATCAGCATGCGCCGACCGGCGTAGGCTACTCGCAGGCACTGTCTGCGGAGATTTCAGCGATTGATGGGATTCCCTTCTCCGGGTTCAACCTGCACCAGGCGACGATCTCAACCGGGCCGGTTGCGGCGCAGAACCCGTTCCGGTTGGTGGAGGCTACATTGTCCTTTCACCTTCTGGGGAATGAGATCTCCGGGGGGAAATCGGACGCATGGCTTGGACCCGGGCAAGGCGGTTCGGTGGCGTGGTCGAACAACGCGGAAAATATTTATTCGTTCCGGATCAATCGTGTCGACCCCTTACACATCCCTTACCTTTCAGCGATTCTGGGACCGGTCCGGTATGACTTCTTTTATGGAAGCCTGAAGGGGCATACGGCACCCAACGATGACTGGACTCACTCCGCCATGTTCTCCTTCGCGCCGACGAGCAACTTCCAGTTCGGCTTTCAGCGGACGGTAATCTTTGGCGGCCATGGGCATGAGCCGGTCACGATCCATACCTTCCTGAAGAGTTTCTTCGATGTCAGCGATACGACGGCTGCGGAGAAGAACGGCCGTGACGACCCGGGCGCTCGCTTCAGCGTCTTCAACGCGTCGTACCGTATGCCGTTCGTGCGCAAATATGTGACTTTTTATGCGGACTCGATCGCGCACGATGACGTAACGCCGATCAGTGCGCCACGGCGGGCGGCCTTCCGGACCGGGCTTTATCTCTCGCAGATTCCGGGTATGCGGAAGATGGACTTCAGAGTTGAGGCCGTCGACACAGATCCGCGGGTCTCCCGCAGCACGGGCGGCACGTTCAATTACTACGAAGGGATTCAGAACCAGGCTTATACCAATCAGGGCTTCATCATGGGCGACTGGATTGGACGTGAGGCCAAGGGAGGCCAGGCATGGCTCACCTATCATCTCTCCGGCAAGGAGTGGGTGCAGTTGGAGTATCTGAACAAGAAGAACGACAAGGATTTCATCCCGGGCGGCACCACGCAGAACCAGTTCAAGGCGCAGGTGCTGAAGCGCTTTGCGCATGACAATATCGAGCTCAATGCATGGTTCCAGTATGAAAAATTCAAGGCACCGGTCTACCTGCCTGGTGCACAGAACAACACTGTGACTGCCGTGCAGATCACGTTCTTCCCTGGATTGAAGTCAATCCAGGCGCACTAA
- a CDS encoding UDP-glucose dehydrogenase family protein, with protein sequence MAKDMQIAVVGSGYVGLVAAVCFAEMGHDVICVDNDERKVAALQGGDTLIHEDHLPELLNRYRNTKVRFMTDLAEATRESQAIFIAVGTPQSETGDADLSYVEAVACEIARSINSYKVIVEKSTVPVYTNEWIRKVMERNGVARDLFDVVSNPEFLREGSAVSDFLHPDRIVVGSDTARAAAVLAEVYAPLTTGAYYTNANLIPGVCSVAAPPVLLNTSTKSAEIIKHASNAFLALKISFINAVSNLCEATDANVEQVARGMGLDSRIGPKFLRPGIGYGGSCFPKDVAAFRSVAEQLGIDFSLLTEVEKINESQKKRFLSKVRSALWTLRGKRIGVLGLAFKGETDDIRESPAIDLVEMLLAEGCSVAAYDPAAIKRTEEIMPASTTLRYASSSYDAAQDADALLILTDWQEFATLDLTEMHKALRYPIVIDGRNLYDPSVMLQHGFTYLSVGRPAAHPIHNLRRQPVTS encoded by the coding sequence ATGGCTAAAGATATGCAAATTGCTGTTGTTGGGTCCGGCTACGTCGGACTCGTTGCTGCCGTCTGTTTCGCTGAGATGGGTCATGACGTTATTTGCGTCGATAATGACGAGCGGAAGGTCGCCGCACTGCAGGGCGGGGACACCCTGATCCATGAGGATCATCTCCCGGAACTGTTGAACCGCTATCGCAACACCAAGGTCCGCTTCATGACGGATCTGGCGGAAGCCACCCGCGAGTCCCAGGCCATCTTCATCGCGGTCGGAACCCCCCAGTCCGAGACCGGCGACGCCGACCTCTCCTACGTGGAGGCCGTCGCCTGCGAGATCGCGCGCTCCATCAACAGCTATAAGGTCATCGTGGAGAAGTCCACCGTCCCCGTCTATACCAACGAGTGGATTCGCAAGGTCATGGAGCGCAACGGTGTCGCACGCGATCTCTTTGACGTCGTCTCCAATCCCGAGTTCCTGCGTGAGGGGTCTGCGGTCTCCGACTTCCTGCACCCGGACCGCATCGTCGTTGGCTCGGACACTGCACGTGCCGCGGCTGTGCTCGCGGAGGTCTATGCCCCGCTAACGACTGGTGCCTACTACACCAACGCCAACCTGATCCCGGGTGTCTGCTCGGTCGCGGCTCCGCCGGTGCTGCTGAACACCTCCACGAAGTCCGCGGAGATCATCAAGCACGCCTCCAACGCCTTTCTGGCGCTGAAGATCTCCTTCATCAACGCCGTCTCGAATCTCTGTGAGGCGACCGACGCCAACGTGGAGCAGGTTGCACGCGGCATGGGGCTGGATAGCCGCATCGGCCCCAAGTTCCTGCGCCCCGGCATAGGCTACGGCGGCTCCTGCTTCCCCAAGGACGTTGCCGCGTTCCGCTCGGTTGCGGAGCAGCTTGGCATCGACTTCTCCCTTCTCACCGAGGTCGAAAAGATCAACGAGTCGCAGAAGAAGCGCTTCCTCTCCAAGGTTCGTTCGGCTCTCTGGACGCTGCGCGGCAAGCGCATCGGCGTGCTCGGCCTGGCCTTCAAGGGTGAGACCGATGACATCCGCGAGTCGCCAGCGATCGATCTGGTCGAGATGCTGCTGGCCGAGGGTTGCTCGGTTGCTGCCTACGATCCCGCCGCCATCAAGCGCACGGAAGAGATCATGCCGGCCAGCACCACGCTGCGTTACGCCAGCTCCTCCTACGACGCAGCCCAGGATGCGGACGCACTGCTCATCCTCACCGACTGGCAGGAGTTCGCCACGCTCGACCTTACGGAGATGCACAAGGCGTTGCGCTACCCCATCGTGATCGACGGACGTAACCTCTACGATCCGTCCGTGATGCTGCAGCATGGGTTTACCTACCTGAGCGTCGGCCGTCCGGCGGCCCATCCGATTCACAATCTTCGCCGTCAGCCCGTCACTTCGTAG
- a CDS encoding UDP-glucuronic acid decarboxylase family protein encodes MKQEIVLVTGAAGFLGSHLTDKLLAAGHSVIGVDNLATGNLANLAHLKHEPNFRLVEQDICVPFDVGHVDSVFNFASPASPDDYHRLGIETLLVGSAGTINTLEIARKYNAGYLHASTSECYGDPEVHPQVETYWGNVNPVGPRSVYDEAKRFSEAAVTAYHRYHNVNTHLVRIFNTYGPRLQANDGRVISNFMIQALRGNPLTIYGDGSQTRSFCFVSDLIEGIVRLSRSAEHTPVNIGNPVEWTIKECALEILAVTGADLPIVHRPLPQDDPTRRRPDITKAKALLGWEPKVSLNEGLKLSLDYFKACIDAAPVAASV; translated from the coding sequence ATGAAGCAAGAGATCGTACTCGTCACGGGAGCCGCGGGCTTCCTCGGTTCACACCTCACCGATAAGCTGCTGGCCGCGGGCCACAGCGTCATCGGCGTCGATAACCTTGCCACCGGCAATCTTGCCAACCTGGCGCACCTCAAGCATGAGCCGAACTTCCGTCTCGTCGAGCAGGATATCTGCGTGCCCTTCGACGTCGGCCACGTGGATTCCGTCTTCAACTTTGCCTCGCCAGCCAGCCCGGACGACTACCATCGCCTGGGCATCGAGACCCTTCTTGTCGGCTCCGCAGGTACGATCAACACGCTGGAGATCGCCCGCAAGTACAACGCCGGCTACCTCCACGCCTCCACCTCCGAGTGCTACGGCGATCCCGAAGTCCATCCTCAGGTCGAGACCTACTGGGGCAACGTGAATCCAGTCGGCCCCCGCTCCGTCTACGACGAAGCCAAGCGCTTCTCGGAGGCTGCAGTCACCGCCTACCACCGCTATCACAACGTCAACACACATCTGGTCCGCATCTTCAATACCTACGGCCCGCGTCTGCAGGCCAACGACGGACGCGTCATCTCCAACTTCATGATCCAGGCGCTGCGCGGCAACCCGCTGACCATCTATGGCGACGGCTCGCAGACCAGATCCTTCTGCTTCGTCTCGGACTTGATCGAGGGCATCGTTCGCCTCTCGCGCTCTGCCGAGCACACCCCGGTCAACATTGGCAATCCGGTGGAGTGGACTATCAAGGAGTGCGCGCTGGAGATTCTGGCGGTCACCGGTGCGGACCTTCCCATCGTCCACAGGCCGTTGCCGCAGGACGATCCCACGCGCCGCCGTCCGGATATCACCAAGGCCAAGGCGCTGCTGGGCTGGGAGCCGAAGGTCAGCCTGAACGAAGGCCTCAAGCTCTCGCTCGACTACTTCAAGGCCTGCATCGATGCCGCACCGGTCGCAGCTTCGGTATAA